Proteins encoded in a region of the Hippocampus zosterae strain Florida chromosome 11, ASM2543408v3, whole genome shotgun sequence genome:
- the fam204a gene encoding protein FAM204A isoform X1, translated as MYSGLLPNGLTEDDLSPDDREEEHHEKEVEVNVKIPTVTDVTNDLPTGCLPGVSQEMWQKFNELRQKKDETKMTTITRKKRRKRRQCKKDTEGKEPTATSRERQEELEKHWDGLKQYFGVNDRFHPPACSNPPLKSGLEKSIEKAIAEGDTAKAEEMSDRLATRELAVKIAKATDCRDFVQRKQEEDALRAAKKKKRQIAWGFEAKKRWETKSNMGYM; from the exons ATGTACAGCGGTCTTCTACCCAATGGTTTAACAGAAGACGACCTCAGTCCGGATGACAGGGAAGAGGAGCATCATGAGAAAGAAGTGGAAGTAAACGTGAAGATCCCTACGGTTACAGATGTTACGAATGACCTCCCAACAGGTTGCCTGCCTGGTGTTTCCCAGGAAATGTGGCAA AAATTTAATGAGCTGCGTCAGAAGAAAGACGAGACGAAGATGACGACAATcacgaggaaaaaaagaaggaaaaggcGACAATGCAAAAAAG ATACAGAGGGCAAAGAGCCAACAGCGACAAG CAGAGAGCGtcaggaggagctggagaagcaCTGGGATGGTCTTAAGCAATATTTTGGTGTAAATGATCGATTTCATCCTCCTGCATGTTCCAACCCCCCTCTAAAG TCCGGCCTCGAAAAGAGCATAGAGAAGGCCATAGCTGAAGGGGACACTGCAAAGGCGGAGGAGATGAGCGACAGACTCGCCACTCGAGAG CTTGCTGTGAAAATCGCCAAAGCCACTGATTGCCGTGACTTTGTGCAGCGCAAACAGGAAGAGGACGCTTTGAGGGCagcgaagaaaaagaagaggcaAATAGCTTGGGG gttCGAGGCAAAAAAACGCTGGGAAACCAAAAGCAACATGGGTTACATGTGA
- the fam204a gene encoding protein FAM204A isoform X2, producing MYSGLLPNGLTEDDLSPDDREEEHHEKEVEVNVKIPTVTDVTNDLPTGCLPGVSQEMWQKFNELRQKKDETKMTTITRKKRRKRRQCKKDTEGKEPTATRERQEELEKHWDGLKQYFGVNDRFHPPACSNPPLKSGLEKSIEKAIAEGDTAKAEEMSDRLATRELAVKIAKATDCRDFVQRKQEEDALRAAKKKKRQIAWGFEAKKRWETKSNMGYM from the exons ATGTACAGCGGTCTTCTACCCAATGGTTTAACAGAAGACGACCTCAGTCCGGATGACAGGGAAGAGGAGCATCATGAGAAAGAAGTGGAAGTAAACGTGAAGATCCCTACGGTTACAGATGTTACGAATGACCTCCCAACAGGTTGCCTGCCTGGTGTTTCCCAGGAAATGTGGCAA AAATTTAATGAGCTGCGTCAGAAGAAAGACGAGACGAAGATGACGACAATcacgaggaaaaaaagaaggaaaaggcGACAATGCAAAAAAG ATACAGAGGGCAAAGAGCCAACAGCGACAAG AGAGCGtcaggaggagctggagaagcaCTGGGATGGTCTTAAGCAATATTTTGGTGTAAATGATCGATTTCATCCTCCTGCATGTTCCAACCCCCCTCTAAAG TCCGGCCTCGAAAAGAGCATAGAGAAGGCCATAGCTGAAGGGGACACTGCAAAGGCGGAGGAGATGAGCGACAGACTCGCCACTCGAGAG CTTGCTGTGAAAATCGCCAAAGCCACTGATTGCCGTGACTTTGTGCAGCGCAAACAGGAAGAGGACGCTTTGAGGGCagcgaagaaaaagaagaggcaAATAGCTTGGGG gttCGAGGCAAAAAAACGCTGGGAAACCAAAAGCAACATGGGTTACATGTGA